A single genomic interval of uncultured Pseudodesulfovibrio sp. harbors:
- the hisC gene encoding histidinol-phosphate transaminase encodes MREFSVRPAIMDFDPYTPGLTIEQIQERYGLSSVIKLASNENPLGVSPIVQKVISRNAERAFRYPENHSPRLVKEIARHVEVPEESILVGNGSDEIIDMLFRMKARPGDNVVCYEHCFSMYRMCAKLSGVEYREVERGDNFELPLDRLAEAADERTAMVFVTSPDNPTGQAASVEDLSVLAGVLPEDCLLVVDEAYIDFVWPPESYTPVQAYDKFENLVVLRTFSKAYGLAGLRVGYGILPPQLARYMKNARIPFTVNLLAEDAAVAALNDDTFYNQTLELVMRGREYMLEELPKIGCKVWPSQANFVMFEPPKPAQAVFKALLKKGIIVRPLASFGLGKCIRVNMGTDAENRKFIETLGEVLGG; translated from the coding sequence ATGAGAGAGTTCAGCGTCCGTCCGGCAATCATGGATTTCGATCCGTACACACCGGGCCTGACCATCGAACAGATACAGGAGCGTTATGGCCTGTCGTCGGTCATCAAGCTCGCGAGCAACGAGAATCCGCTCGGTGTTTCGCCGATCGTGCAGAAAGTTATTTCCCGGAATGCGGAACGCGCCTTCCGTTATCCTGAAAACCATTCCCCCCGGTTGGTCAAAGAGATTGCCCGTCATGTAGAAGTCCCTGAGGAATCCATCCTTGTGGGCAACGGTTCCGATGAAATCATCGACATGCTGTTCCGCATGAAGGCCCGTCCCGGCGACAACGTGGTCTGTTACGAGCACTGTTTTTCCATGTACCGCATGTGTGCCAAGCTTTCGGGCGTGGAATACCGAGAGGTGGAGCGGGGCGACAACTTCGAGCTGCCGCTGGACAGGCTGGCCGAAGCCGCTGACGAACGGACCGCCATGGTGTTCGTCACCAGTCCGGACAATCCCACGGGGCAGGCTGCCAGCGTGGAAGATCTGTCCGTGCTTGCGGGAGTCCTCCCGGAAGACTGCCTGCTGGTTGTGGACGAGGCGTACATTGACTTTGTCTGGCCGCCGGAATCCTATACCCCTGTGCAGGCATACGATAAATTTGAAAATCTGGTCGTGCTGCGGACATTTTCCAAAGCCTACGGCCTTGCCGGGTTGCGGGTCGGATACGGTATCCTGCCGCCGCAGCTTGCCAGATACATGAAAAACGCACGCATCCCGTTCACGGTCAATCTGCTTGCCGAGGATGCCGCTGTGGCCGCGCTCAATGATGACACCTTCTACAACCAGACATTGGAACTGGTCATGCGCGGTCGTGAGTACATGCTTGAAGAGTTGCCCAAGATCGGCTGCAAGGTGTGGCCCAGTCAGGCGAATTTCGTCATGTTCGAACCGCCCAAGCCCGCGCAGGCCGTGTTCAAGGCCTTGCTGAAGAAAGGCATTATCGTGCGTCCGCTCGCCAGTTTCGGACTGGGCAAGTGCATTCGCGTGAACATGGGAACGGATGCGGAAAACCGGAAATTCATTGAAACGCTCGGAGAGGTGCTTGGTGGGTAA